GGTGCTTCTGCTTATGGGTCTCTCTCTTATAGTTATTGGTCTCCTGCTTACCCTTTTTGAAAAACTCCCCCTCGGGCTCGGGAGGCTTCCGGGAGATATAGTCATAAAGAGGGACGGTTTTACCTTCTACTTTCCCCTTGCAACTTCCCTGTTGCTGAGCATTCTGCTTTCGCTCCTTCTTACGCTTTTTGTAAGCCTTTTGAGAAGATAAGCCCCCATAGGAAGGGGGCGGATGAAGAGTTTAAGGGAATGTAGCCTGAATGCTTCTTACTGTGCAGACAGAAAACAGGTCATTACAAGCTCTGACCACTATGTAGCCGTTCCCACTGGTCGCAAGCGCCTTTGAGGTTGGTGATGCGGAGCTTCCGCGGACTTTGCATAGGGTTGTGGGTGTTCCCATAAGGTTCCTTACCTCGCAATCAAGCACACCACTTGAACCGCAACCTGTCATGCTCTGGAAGGTTGGTCCACAGTTGCTCTGAGCAATTCTGTAAAAACCTGTAATGCCAGAGGGAGGGGTGGTGGGCTGAGAATACTCAAAGAACTCAATGTGGTAGTTGCCTGTTACAGAACCGCTGAGAGACACACTCCAGCTTATGCTGTAGGTGTTTCCAACCTGAAGGTTGTTATTAGGCTGGATGCTGAGGGATGTTATGCTTATGCTCCCTCCCCCAGTCCCACCCCCACCTGGCAGACCTATATCTCCACCACCGCCTCCTCCACCACAGGAGAAAGTAAAAACCGCAAGGGCTGACAGTCCTGCAAGGGACAATCTCTTCATCTGCACACCTTCTGAAGTTTTTTCTAAAAATGTTATATAACTGGAGGCTTGTCAGAAATCTGACAGCGTGGCAGATATAATTACAGACAGTGAGAAGCGGAAGGCTTTACAAAAGCATAAAGCATTCCTTCGGAGAGATTGGTAGCTGGTCAGGGTTTGCGATAGCCGTATTGGCTTCCCTTTTCTACGGATGGTTTCCAGACAGTATAAAGGACATACTTGAAAAGTTTTTGCCAGATGTGTGGACATCTATAACTCTTCTGGTTCTCTCGCTCCTTATAGTTGTGATACTTTTCCTGTGGATAAAGAGAATAGTAAGGAAGATAACATCGCTGAAGTATGAGGTGGAAACCTACGATGCAGGTGAGTTAAGAGGGATAAAGGCGCTCGTGATGGGTCTCAGTATTCCACGCCAGGACCCTCAACTTGGACACAACTGGAGCCAGCAGGAAACGCTGATAAAAGAATGTTTGCTTAAAGGGGCTAAGCTCAGAAAAATTATACTCCTGCCCTCTCCAGGCAGTGCAGAGTATGTCTCGGAGTTTCTGGACTATATAAGGGGAAAAACAGGTGTGGACTCCTCTATAGTTCATTTTGAGGAGCCAGTGGAGTATGAGGATATGCTTACTTTGCAGAAAGTTTTCAACAGGATTGTGGATAACTTAAAAAGTGAGGGTTTCAAAGAAAGGGAGGTTCTCGTAGATATTACCGCCGGCACAAAGACTTTCAGCGTGGTTGCATCTTCCATCACCTTTGACAATGACATACGCATGTGCTATGTAAAAAATACTAAGGAAGTAATCATCTTTGATATGGTTGCGGTAAGAGAAGATTGAGCTATAATCTTACTCCTGATGGAAAAAGTCAGGAGCTTTGAAGAGCTCTTTCAGAGAAAGCTTGGCGGGGAGGAGGGTGTGGTAAGCTCCGGGGAGAGGTTTCTTGGGGTTTTCTCGGCGGATGTAATGCCTGAGCTGGAAAGGTTTTTGCGTGCTGACCTTGGCGTCTTTCAGGGCAGAAGGAGAAGACCCTTTATAGGAAGGTTTGAGAAGGAATTTTACATTCTTATCTTTCTTACCACAAAAACCTATTCAAGACGTGTGGTAGATTTGAGGTTTTGCAACAACAGAGGAAAGGGTGCGTGCAAAAACCTTGAGATAAATTGCTTTGTGCTGAAAGACAGAAACAGGAAGGAGGTCCTTGCATACGCAGTGCACAAAGAAAGGTTCAAAAACTTCAGCTTTCAATTCTGTGGAGTCTGTAGAGACCTTGAGTTCCTTGATAGCTTCAGGAGGGAGTATTTTAGATGAAGGATTATAAGGCACTTCTTTCAGGCTTTCTGTATGGTGGCAAAAAGGAAGAAAACTACATAAGAAAACTTATTCAGGTTTCTGTAAATCCATACATGAAGTCTCTGCTTGTCAGGAAAATAGGTGACGACTATGAAGAGGAGCTCCTTTCTGAGCTGAGGTTCAGACTCATAAAGAATAAGGACTACTGGCAGAGCCTGGAGTTTATAAGCCTCAATTACCTCAAAAGCATGATAAGAAACCTCCTGGTGGATACCATAAACGGTGGAAGGGTGGAGGTTTACAGTCTGCAAGTTCAGGTCTTTGAAGAGGAAACCGCAAAACCCCTCACTTACGAAGACATATTAAAAGATACAAGACACGCCTTTGTGGAGGCGGAGGGTAACACTCTGTTTGATGCACTCATGAGAGTCATAAGGGAGGAGGATGTGCCGGTGCTGTGTTATTACCTTGGCAAGAGCCTGTATGGCGTGGAGGTGGAGTTGTCTGGTCTCTCTAGGGATAACCTCTACAAAAGGTGGGAAAGGCTCAGAAAGGGAAGGCTGAAGGAGGTCTTTGATGGAGCTGAGCCTGAAGAGCTGAGAATAGCGGTAGAAAGGTTTCTGTCAGAGGTGTGTGAGAAGAAGGGTTATATAACCAATAGAGGGATGAAAGATGGGACTTGAGATAGAACTGCTACAGACTTACGAGAAAAGTCTGAAAGAGGGAACTGACAGGCTTTTTCAGGTGCCAGAAAAGAGAGAGCCACAGGTAGGACAGATAAGGGAAATGTGGAGTCTGCCCGTGGAAAGGTTTCTGGTGCTGGAAGAGGCTGGCGAAGGACTTTTTCTAACCGTTCCGCTAACTTCGTATCTCCAGCTTCTGCCGGAGTCTGCACCGGTCTATGAGCTCAGGTCTCATGGTCTCAGGCTCGGCGTTGTGCCAGTCTGGGATTACCTGAGAAAGGAGCTGATTGAAAACTGCAGCCAGGTGCTCGGCAGGGTATCTCCAGAGGAACTACTAAGGGTTAAGAGTTACGTGCTGGAGACAAAGAACCTAAAATATGCCACAAGAAAATTCATAAAACTCAACTCCAGACGCTGGGCAAAGTGGACCATGCACTCGCTTCTGGCTCAGGCTGAGAAGGCT
The Aquificaceae bacterium genome window above contains:
- a CDS encoding DUF2905 domain-containing protein — encoded protein: MSEMGKVLLLMGLSLIVIGLLLTLFEKLPLGLGRLPGDIVIKRDGFTFYFPLATSLLLSILLSLLLTLFVSLLRR